From a region of the Pseudoxanthomonas sp. X-1 genome:
- a CDS encoding nucleoside hydrolase, which produces MSRLARVLARGALLLSLAASASAWAGQKRLVILDDDLDGFAPAQVMALQAPDVEVLGITTVSGNAWATQATAHARRMLEITGHPEVPAVQGAIDPLVNTEAQTERWEALYGRLVWKGVWMKHWVEDNFQADPDYHGPEVVRDLKLGNPSVVKASDEPAALFLLRMVRAHPGQVTILATGPLTNLALAQRLDPQFASLAKELVYMGGSLEPRQTRDSEAARQFAREFVNTPRREFNIRFDPEAASIVMRAPWKKIVMVPVDPSTATEVTPDLLGRMRAADTPIARALASRQTGFPLWDELAVAVWLDPSLITASDELMVDTNLDRGAGYGDILSWSPPYAPGLGEQRQTVVRSIDVPRFEALMTRLLTRPQPRAVGTAVP; this is translated from the coding sequence ATGAGCCGCCTCGCACGCGTGTTGGCGCGCGGCGCGCTGCTGCTGTCGCTGGCCGCGAGTGCGTCGGCGTGGGCGGGACAGAAGCGGCTGGTGATCCTCGACGACGACCTGGACGGCTTCGCCCCGGCGCAGGTGATGGCGCTGCAGGCGCCCGACGTGGAGGTGCTGGGCATCACCACGGTCAGCGGCAACGCCTGGGCCACCCAGGCCACCGCGCATGCGCGGCGCATGCTGGAGATCACCGGCCATCCCGAGGTGCCGGCGGTGCAGGGCGCGATCGATCCGCTGGTCAACACCGAAGCGCAGACCGAGCGCTGGGAAGCGCTGTACGGCAGGCTGGTGTGGAAGGGCGTGTGGATGAAGCACTGGGTCGAGGACAACTTCCAGGCCGATCCGGATTACCACGGCCCCGAGGTGGTGCGCGATCTGAAGCTCGGCAATCCCAGCGTGGTCAAGGCCAGCGATGAACCGGCGGCGCTGTTCCTGCTGCGCATGGTGCGCGCGCATCCGGGGCAGGTGACCATCCTCGCCACCGGGCCGCTGACCAACCTGGCGCTGGCCCAGCGCCTGGACCCGCAGTTCGCCAGCCTGGCCAAGGAACTGGTCTACATGGGCGGCAGCCTGGAGCCCAGGCAGACCCGCGACAGCGAGGCGGCGCGGCAGTTCGCGCGCGAGTTCGTCAACACGCCGCGGCGCGAGTTCAACATCCGCTTCGATCCCGAGGCCGCCAGCATCGTCATGCGCGCGCCGTGGAAGAAGATCGTGATGGTGCCGGTCGACCCGTCCACCGCCACCGAGGTCACCCCGGACCTCCTGGGGCGCATGCGCGCGGCCGACACGCCGATCGCCCGCGCGCTGGCCTCGCGCCAGACCGGCTTCCCGCTGTGGGACGAACTGGCCGTGGCGGTGTGGCTGGACCCCTCGCTGATCACCGCATCCGACGAACTGATGGTCGATACCAACCTCGACCGTGGCGCCGGCTATGGCGACATCCTGTCCTGGAGCCCGCCGTACGCGCCGGGCCTGGGCGAACAGCGCCAGACCGTCGTGCGCAGCATTGATGTGCCGCGGTTCGAGGCGCTGATGACGCGCCTGCTCACCCGGCCCCAGCCGCGCGCGGTCGGCACGGCCGTGCCCTGA
- a CDS encoding adenosine deaminase — MQRVAGNGPQLRAFLQAMPKGADLHNHVGGSNYAEDFLRWADEDQGCIARDTHQLLPPPCGEGAVPARGLAARDAAFFSATVDALSMRNFVQGNAAASGHDQFFSTFGRFGSSQARRPDAIAATLEQAARDRVSYVELIANPAQSAELGKRAGALEWNTDDLAANLAPLQAQLPALVEAARADTAALDARVAQLLRCGQADASIGCGVRYRYVPYALRTLPAPVVFGQMLMGYAVVQADPQRYAGVNIVAPEDNPVALRDYRLHMAMFKLLSARYPQVPLTLHAGELSLGLVPPADLRFHIRDAVAAGARRIGHGVDIGYEDDAAGLLRQMKAQHVAVEINLTSNDVILGVKGSDHPLPMYLAAGVPVVLSTDDEGVSRSDMTHEYQRAVAEQGLDYATLKQVARNGLTYSFAPGQSLWDADGRTPAAACAASLASGSEAARCKALLEGSEKARLQWQLERDFVAFETQQLAEARR, encoded by the coding sequence ATGCAGCGCGTGGCGGGCAACGGCCCGCAGCTGCGCGCCTTCCTGCAGGCCATGCCCAAGGGCGCGGACCTGCACAACCATGTGGGTGGCAGCAACTACGCCGAGGATTTCCTGCGCTGGGCCGACGAGGACCAGGGCTGCATCGCCCGCGATACCCATCAGCTGCTGCCGCCGCCGTGCGGCGAGGGCGCGGTGCCGGCACGCGGCCTGGCCGCGCGCGATGCGGCGTTCTTCTCCGCCACGGTCGATGCGCTGTCGATGCGCAACTTCGTGCAGGGCAACGCGGCGGCCTCGGGACACGACCAGTTCTTCAGCACCTTCGGCCGCTTCGGCAGTTCGCAGGCGCGGCGCCCCGACGCGATCGCCGCGACGCTGGAGCAGGCCGCCCGCGACCGCGTGAGCTACGTCGAACTGATCGCCAATCCCGCGCAGTCGGCCGAGCTCGGCAAGCGCGCCGGCGCGCTGGAATGGAACACCGACGACCTGGCCGCAAACCTGGCGCCGCTGCAGGCGCAGCTGCCGGCCCTGGTCGAGGCGGCCAGGGCCGACACCGCCGCGCTCGATGCGCGCGTGGCCCAGCTGCTGCGCTGCGGGCAGGCCGATGCCAGCATCGGCTGCGGCGTGCGCTATCGCTACGTGCCGTACGCGCTGCGCACGCTGCCGGCGCCGGTGGTGTTCGGACAGATGCTGATGGGCTATGCGGTGGTGCAGGCCGATCCGCAGCGCTACGCCGGGGTCAACATCGTCGCGCCGGAGGACAACCCGGTCGCGCTGCGCGACTACCGCCTGCACATGGCGATGTTCAAGCTGCTGTCCGCGCGCTACCCGCAAGTGCCGCTGACCCTGCACGCGGGCGAACTCAGCCTGGGCCTGGTGCCGCCGGCGGACCTGCGCTTCCACATCCGCGATGCGGTGGCCGCCGGTGCCAGGCGCATCGGCCACGGCGTGGACATCGGCTACGAGGACGATGCCGCCGGACTGCTGCGGCAGATGAAGGCCCAGCACGTGGCGGTGGAGATCAACCTGACCAGCAACGACGTGATCCTCGGGGTCAAGGGCAGCGACCATCCGCTGCCGATGTACCTGGCCGCGGGCGTGCCGGTGGTGCTGTCCACGGACGACGAGGGCGTCTCGCGCAGCGACATGACCCACGAATACCAGCGCGCCGTGGCCGAGCAGGGCCTGGATTACGCCACGCTCAAGCAGGTTGCGCGCAACGGGCTGACCTATTCCTTCGCGCCGGGCCAGAGCCTGTGGGATGCGGATGGCCGCACGCCTGCGGCCGCTTGCGCCGCCTCGCTGGCGTCCGGCAGCGAGGCGGCGCGCTGCAAGGCGCTGCTCGAGGGCAGCGAGAAGGCGCGTCTGCAGTGGCAGCTGGAGCGCGACTTCGTCGCCTTCGAAACCCAGCAGCTGGCCGAGGCGCGCCGATGA
- a CDS encoding NCS2 family permease: MRGRGFDLAGNGSTVRTELLAGATTFLTMAYIVFVNPDILGAAGMDKGAVFVATCLAAALGSALMGLLANWPIGLAPGMGLNAFFAFTVVGTMGYPWPQALGLVFLSGCLFVLLTLTGARRWLVDGIPLSLRSGIAAGIGLFLAFIGLQGAGLVVDSPATLVTLGDLHQAEPLLALAGLMLIGILDALRVRGAILIGILVVTAAGLALGKVHYAGLMAWPPSLAPTFLKLDIAGALSQHGGVAALLHVLLVFLLVEMFDATGTLAGVAQRAGLLDRPDQRRRFDRALVADSTAILAGSLLGTSSTTAYVESAAGVQAGGRTGLTALTVAALFLLALLFSPLAAMVPAYATAPALIYVAGLMLRELVHLDWSDVTEAMPASLAALGMPFTYSIANGLALGFVSYALLKLGTGRWRGVHVATWVVAALFVLRYAL, from the coding sequence ATGAGGGGCCGCGGCTTCGATCTGGCCGGCAACGGCAGCACGGTGCGCACCGAACTGCTGGCCGGGGCCACGACCTTCCTGACGATGGCCTACATCGTCTTCGTCAACCCGGACATCCTCGGCGCGGCGGGCATGGACAAGGGCGCGGTGTTCGTCGCCACCTGCCTGGCCGCGGCGCTGGGATCGGCGCTGATGGGGCTGCTGGCCAACTGGCCGATCGGCCTGGCGCCCGGCATGGGACTCAACGCGTTCTTCGCCTTCACCGTGGTCGGCACGATGGGCTACCCCTGGCCGCAGGCGCTGGGGCTGGTGTTCCTGTCCGGCTGCCTGTTCGTGCTGCTGACCCTGACCGGCGCGCGGCGCTGGCTGGTCGATGGCATCCCGCTGTCGCTGCGCAGCGGCATCGCCGCAGGCATCGGCCTGTTCCTGGCCTTCATCGGCCTGCAGGGCGCGGGCCTGGTGGTGGACAGCCCTGCCACGCTGGTGACCCTGGGCGACCTGCACCAGGCCGAGCCGCTGCTGGCGCTGGCCGGGCTGATGCTGATCGGCATCCTGGACGCGCTGCGGGTGCGCGGGGCGATCCTGATCGGCATCCTGGTGGTGACCGCCGCCGGCCTGGCCCTGGGCAAGGTGCATTACGCCGGGCTGATGGCGTGGCCGCCGAGCCTGGCGCCGACCTTCCTGAAACTGGACATCGCCGGCGCGCTGAGCCAGCACGGCGGCGTGGCCGCGCTGCTGCACGTGCTGCTGGTGTTCCTGCTGGTGGAGATGTTCGACGCCACCGGCACGCTGGCCGGCGTGGCCCAGCGCGCCGGGCTGCTGGATCGCCCGGACCAGCGCAGGCGCTTCGACCGCGCGCTGGTGGCCGACAGCACCGCGATCCTGGCCGGCTCGCTGCTGGGCACCTCCAGCACCACCGCCTACGTGGAAAGCGCCGCCGGCGTGCAGGCCGGCGGCCGCACCGGGTTGACCGCGCTGACGGTGGCGGCGCTGTTCCTGCTGGCGCTGCTGTTCTCGCCGCTGGCCGCGATGGTGCCGGCCTATGCGACCGCGCCGGCGCTGATCTACGTGGCCGGGCTGATGCTGCGCGAGCTGGTCCACCTGGACTGGAGCGATGTCACCGAGGCCATGCCGGCCAGCCTGGCGGCGCTGGGCATGCCCTTCACCTATTCCATCGCCAACGGCCTGGCGCTGGGCTTCGTCAGCTATGCACTGCTCAAGCTCGGCACCGGGCGCTGGCGCGGCGTGCACGTGGCGACCTGGGTGGTCGCGGCGCTGTTCGTGCTGCGTTACGCGCTGTAG
- a CDS encoding 3',5'-cyclic-nucleotide phosphodiesterase — MSIARLRTLFRIGLLALVLPASLALAAPKDAGFELVALGVEGGLDEGNLSSYLIRAKGDTRYLALDAGTVLPGIARALRQGAFADALPAAGLTPQGNVLRNLIAGTFVSHAHLDHVGGLLVAATDDAGHKPIYGLAPTLETLSADYFNWQAWPNFADRGPAPALGRYALTEAVPGQWFDVPGTALSACAYPLWHDRLTSTMLLVRSGDAYFAYFGDTGPDALSGGQHRLADIWQVLAPLVRRHALKGMLIEASFPDDVPDAQLFGHLTPAWLLRELDALAAAAGGSAPLKGLPVLVGHIKPSLVRGRDPRALVRAELEAGNRQGVAFVLPDQGQTLPLP; from the coding sequence ATGTCCATCGCCCGTCTTCGTACGCTCTTCCGCATTGGCCTGCTGGCGCTGGTACTGCCGGCCAGCCTCGCGCTGGCCGCGCCGAAGGACGCGGGATTCGAGCTGGTGGCGCTTGGGGTCGAGGGCGGGCTGGACGAGGGCAACCTGTCGTCCTATCTGATCCGCGCCAAGGGCGACACGCGCTATCTGGCGCTGGATGCCGGCACCGTGCTGCCGGGCATCGCCCGCGCGCTGCGGCAGGGTGCGTTCGCCGATGCGTTGCCGGCCGCCGGGCTCACGCCGCAGGGGAATGTCCTGCGCAACCTGATCGCCGGCACCTTCGTCAGCCATGCGCATCTGGACCATGTCGGCGGGCTGCTGGTCGCGGCCACCGACGACGCCGGCCACAAGCCGATCTACGGGCTGGCGCCGACGCTGGAGACGCTGAGCGCCGACTACTTCAACTGGCAGGCCTGGCCCAACTTCGCCGACCGCGGGCCGGCGCCGGCGCTGGGCCGCTACGCACTGACCGAGGCCGTGCCGGGGCAGTGGTTCGATGTGCCCGGCACCGCGCTGTCGGCCTGCGCCTATCCGCTCTGGCACGACCGCCTGACCTCGACTATGCTGCTGGTGCGCAGCGGCGATGCCTACTTCGCCTACTTCGGCGATACCGGGCCCGATGCGCTGTCCGGCGGCCAGCATCGGCTGGCGGACATCTGGCAGGTGCTGGCGCCGCTGGTGCGCCGGCACGCGCTCAAGGGGATGCTGATCGAGGCCTCGTTCCCGGACGACGTGCCCGATGCGCAGCTATTCGGCCATCTCACCCCGGCCTGGCTGCTGCGCGAGCTGGACGCGCTGGCCGCCGCGGCCGGGGGCTCCGCGCCGCTGAAGGGACTGCCGGTGCTGGTGGGACACATCAAGCCGAGCCTGGTGCGGGGGCGCGATCCGCGCGCGCTGGTGCGGGCCGAGCTGGAGGCGGGCAACCGCCAGGGCGTCGCGTTCGTGTTGCCGGACCAGGGGCAGACGCTGCCGCTGCCCTGA
- a CDS encoding isoprenylcysteine carboxylmethyltransferase family protein: MEEHTLEGAARPSNTPLLVRLTSPVHFLLAFGVAALAQRVLALPLPQDGALLAMQWAGSLLALAALGLSLWCFALFATRRTTLLPGSQPSSLVERGPYRLTRNPMYVSLLGSYVGLAGYLVVPWALVLLPLPWLALQRVVIPFEEARLRAEFGGAYERYCARVRRWL; the protein is encoded by the coding sequence CTGGAAGAACACACCCTGGAAGGCGCTGCGCGCCCCTCGAACACGCCGCTGCTGGTCCGCCTGACCTCGCCGGTGCACTTCCTGCTCGCCTTCGGTGTCGCCGCGCTGGCCCAGCGCGTGTTGGCCCTGCCGCTGCCGCAGGATGGCGCATTGCTCGCGATGCAGTGGGCGGGCTCGCTGCTGGCCCTGGCCGCGCTGGGCCTGTCGCTGTGGTGCTTCGCGCTGTTCGCCACGCGCCGCACCACCCTCCTGCCCGGCAGCCAGCCCTCGTCCCTGGTGGAGCGCGGACCCTACCGCCTCACCCGCAACCCGATGTACGTCAGCCTGCTGGGCAGCTATGTCGGCCTGGCTGGCTATCTGGTCGTGCCCTGGGCACTGGTCCTGCTGCCGCTGCCGTGGCTGGCGCTGCAGCGGGTGGTGATCCCGTTCGAGGAAGCGCGCCTGCGCGCCGAGTTCGGCGGCGCCTACGAGCGCTACTGCGCGCGCGTGCGGCGCTGGCTGTAG
- the coaE gene encoding dephospho-CoA kinase (Dephospho-CoA kinase (CoaE) performs the final step in coenzyme A biosynthesis.), with amino-acid sequence MSQTCIGLTGGIASGKSALERAFTARGIVVADADRIAREVVEPGTPALAAIVAQFGAEVLDAQAGLDRAAMRRRVFEDDGARQALEAIVHPAVRAALEARCRAAASPYAVAMIPLLAEGGGRERYPWLQRICVVTAPLAVRMARLLSRDGIDQALAQRMIDAQASDAQRLAIADDIVRNDGSLEDIDRAVAELDARYRLLAGA; translated from the coding sequence ATGAGCCAGACCTGCATCGGCCTCACCGGCGGCATCGCCTCGGGCAAGAGCGCGCTCGAACGCGCCTTCACCGCGCGCGGCATCGTGGTGGCCGACGCCGACCGCATCGCGCGCGAGGTGGTCGAACCCGGCACGCCGGCGCTGGCCGCCATCGTGGCGCAGTTCGGCGCGGAGGTGCTCGACGCGCAGGCCGGGCTGGACCGCGCGGCGATGCGCCGGCGCGTGTTCGAGGACGACGGCGCGCGCCAGGCGCTGGAAGCCATCGTCCATCCGGCCGTGCGCGCGGCGCTGGAGGCGCGGTGCCGCGCCGCCGCCAGTCCCTATGCGGTGGCGATGATCCCGCTGCTGGCCGAAGGCGGCGGCCGCGAGCGCTACCCGTGGCTGCAACGCATCTGCGTGGTCACCGCGCCGCTGGCGGTGCGCATGGCGCGGCTGCTGTCGCGCGACGGCATCGATCAGGCGCTGGCGCAGCGCATGATCGATGCCCAGGCCAGCGACGCCCAGCGCCTGGCCATCGCCGACGACATCGTGCGCAACGACGGCAGCCTGGAGGACATCGACCGGGCCGTGGCCGAACTGGACGCGCGCTACCGCCTGCTCGCCGGCGCCTGA
- a CDS encoding Nudix family hydrolase codes for MSTTEPAPLRFIHVVAAAITDARGRLLLARRGDGRDLAGLWEFPGGKREPGESTEETLVRELQEELGITVQVGAPIMRVPHLYPDKRLLLDVRRVTTWKGVPRGVEGQALAWVAQDKLQRYPMPAADKPVVAVLQQPDRYLVTPEPGADADAWLAGLEAALAGGIRRVRLRARSLEADAGWPTLAAAAVARCRAAGAEVLLEGAAKLARDLGVGLHLRTEQLMRIDARPVAASVRLAASCRTAEHLRRAEALGCDFVTLGPIRATDMTPALDWDAFASLRELVSLPIYATGGLGVDDMTQAHQHGAQGIAALRGLWPSG; via the coding sequence GTGTCCACCACCGAGCCCGCACCGCTGCGCTTCATCCATGTCGTGGCCGCCGCCATCACCGATGCGCGCGGCCGCCTGCTGCTGGCCCGGCGCGGCGACGGGCGCGATCTGGCCGGGCTGTGGGAGTTCCCCGGCGGCAAGCGCGAGCCGGGCGAGTCCACCGAGGAAACGCTGGTGCGCGAGCTGCAGGAAGAGCTGGGCATCACCGTGCAGGTCGGCGCGCCGATCATGCGCGTGCCGCACCTGTATCCGGACAAGCGCCTGTTGCTGGATGTGCGCCGGGTGACCACGTGGAAGGGCGTGCCGCGCGGCGTCGAGGGCCAGGCCCTGGCCTGGGTGGCGCAGGACAAGCTGCAGCGCTATCCGATGCCGGCCGCCGACAAGCCGGTGGTGGCGGTGCTGCAGCAGCCGGACCGCTATCTGGTCACGCCCGAGCCCGGCGCCGACGCCGACGCCTGGCTGGCCGGCCTGGAGGCCGCGCTGGCCGGCGGCATCCGCCGCGTGCGGCTGCGCGCGCGCAGTCTGGAGGCCGATGCGGGTTGGCCGACCCTGGCCGCCGCCGCCGTGGCCAGGTGCCGCGCCGCCGGCGCCGAGGTGCTGCTGGAGGGCGCGGCCAAGCTGGCGCGCGATCTGGGTGTGGGCCTGCACCTGCGCACCGAACAGCTGATGCGCATCGACGCGCGCCCGGTGGCCGCGAGCGTGCGCCTGGCCGCCTCGTGCCGGACGGCCGAGCATCTGCGGCGCGCCGAGGCGCTGGGCTGCGACTTCGTCACCCTGGGCCCCATACGCGCCACCGACATGACGCCCGCGCTGGACTGGGACGCCTTCGCCTCCCTGCGCGAGCTGGTCTCGCTGCCGATCTACGCCACCGGCGGGCTCGGCGTGGACGACATGACGCAGGCGCACCAGCACGGCGCGCAGGGCATCGCCGCCCTGCGCGGGCTGTGGCCCTCGGGCTGA
- a CDS encoding YafY family protein — MDKIERITALHRILKGARYPVTVKRLQDELGCSRATVYRDLAYLRDALMAPVEGDGEAGFRYAAGQSDRFELPGLWLSSDELYALVASQQLLLRTGGGVLAGALAPLQKRLEGLLADHAGAQRWPVERVRVIPHRGRRLDEAAFRCVASTVLERRQLSFEYRARSTDERTRRVVSPQRITHYRDNWYLDAWDHGREALRSFAVDRISNARALDEAAVEMGKDELSQHLASSYGIFSGEPKGWATIVFSPKAARWVADEQWHARQEGRFLPDGRYELKVPYSASRELLMDVLHYGSDAEIVAPPVLREQAKALLELALSNYERVPDKH; from the coding sequence ATGGACAAGATCGAACGCATCACCGCGCTGCATCGCATCCTCAAGGGCGCGCGCTACCCGGTCACCGTCAAGCGCCTGCAGGACGAGCTGGGGTGCTCGCGCGCCACCGTCTACCGCGACCTGGCCTATCTGCGCGATGCGCTGATGGCCCCGGTGGAAGGCGACGGCGAGGCCGGCTTCCGCTATGCGGCCGGGCAGAGCGACCGCTTCGAGCTGCCGGGGCTGTGGCTCAGCTCCGACGAGCTCTACGCGCTGGTCGCCTCGCAGCAGCTGCTGCTGCGCACCGGCGGCGGGGTGCTGGCCGGCGCGCTGGCGCCGCTGCAGAAGCGCCTGGAAGGCCTGCTGGCCGACCACGCCGGCGCCCAGCGCTGGCCGGTCGAACGCGTGCGGGTGATCCCGCACCGCGGCCGGCGCCTGGACGAGGCCGCCTTCCGCTGCGTGGCCAGCACCGTGCTGGAGCGACGCCAGCTGAGCTTCGAGTACCGCGCCCGTTCCACCGACGAGCGCACCCGCCGCGTGGTCTCGCCCCAGCGCATCACCCACTACCGCGACAACTGGTACCTGGACGCCTGGGACCACGGCCGCGAAGCGCTGCGCAGCTTCGCGGTGGACCGCATCAGCAACGCCCGCGCGCTGGACGAGGCGGCGGTGGAAATGGGCAAGGACGAGCTGAGCCAGCACCTGGCCTCCAGCTACGGCATTTTCTCCGGCGAGCCCAAGGGCTGGGCGACGATCGTGTTCAGCCCCAAGGCCGCGCGCTGGGTCGCCGACGAGCAGTGGCATGCGCGTCAGGAGGGCCGTTTCCTGCCCGACGGCCGCTACGAGTTGAAGGTGCCCTACAGCGCCTCGCGCGAGCTGCTGATGGACGTGCTGCACTACGGCTCGGATGCCGAGATCGTCGCCCCGCCGGTGCTGCGCGAACAGGCCAAGGCCCTGCTCGAACTGGCCCTGTCCAATTACGAGCGCGTGCCGGACAAGCACTGA
- a CDS encoding DUF481 domain-containing protein has product MPRRLSCALLLALAAPLPALAGNLVDTPSLAKIDNNTGWTGNGELGLAISKGNTDNETFVGKANLAYSDDTWKHAFGVAGQYAKDDGEETARRYELFGTSGRRLSERSYIWGSVRNERDHYTSYEYQWTTAIGYGYEAIKNDTQHLTFEIGPGYRWSKDQGVQVHHNETIGRGMIDYGYKLTSNTSLVDTLLVESGSDNTFIKNLFGLQVAMSERLALKAGLETRHNTEVDPDTKKTDNLTTVNIVYNFK; this is encoded by the coding sequence ATGCCCCGACGCCTTTCCTGCGCCCTGTTGCTCGCCCTCGCGGCGCCGCTGCCCGCCCTGGCCGGTAATCTGGTCGACACGCCCAGCCTGGCCAAGATCGACAACAACACCGGCTGGACCGGCAACGGCGAACTGGGCCTGGCCATCTCCAAGGGCAACACCGACAACGAGACCTTCGTCGGCAAGGCCAACCTGGCCTACAGCGACGACACCTGGAAGCACGCCTTCGGCGTGGCCGGCCAGTACGCCAAGGACGATGGCGAGGAGACCGCGCGCCGCTACGAGCTGTTCGGCACCAGCGGCCGCCGCCTGAGCGAGCGCAGCTACATCTGGGGCTCGGTGCGCAACGAGCGCGACCACTACACCAGCTACGAGTACCAGTGGACCACCGCCATCGGTTACGGCTACGAGGCGATCAAGAACGACACCCAGCACCTGACCTTCGAGATCGGTCCGGGTTACCGCTGGTCCAAGGACCAGGGCGTGCAGGTCCACCACAACGAGACCATCGGCCGCGGCATGATCGACTACGGCTACAAGCTGACGTCGAACACCTCGCTGGTGGACACCCTGCTGGTCGAATCGGGCAGCGACAACACCTTCATCAAGAACCTGTTCGGCCTGCAGGTGGCGATGTCCGAACGCCTGGCGCTGAAGGCCGGGCTGGAGACGCGCCACAACACCGAGGTCGATCCGGACACCAAGAAGACCGACAACCTGACCACGGTCAACATCGTCTACAACTTCAAGTAA
- the hemC gene encoding hydroxymethylbilane synthase — MRSLRIATRKSALALWQSEHVAHQLRLAHPGLDVELVPLSTRGDEVLDRSLAAIGGKGLFLKELELAMLDDRADCAVHSLKDVPMELDGPFVLPAILERADPADAFVSNAYRRLDALPHGARVGTSSLRRQAQLRALRPDLELVDLRGNINTRLARLDAGSYDAIILACAGLLRLGFDKRIAARLAAPEWLPAPAQGAIAVECRGDAPRVLALFAALDHVPTRRCVEAERAMNRALHGSCHVPVGAFAEESASGMRLRGLVGSAQAGTLVHAEAASADLTPENLGHQVAQALLANGADALLAELDA, encoded by the coding sequence ATGAGATCGCTGCGCATCGCCACCCGCAAGAGCGCGCTCGCCCTTTGGCAGAGCGAACACGTCGCCCACCAGCTGCGCCTGGCCCATCCGGGCCTGGACGTCGAACTGGTGCCCCTGAGCACGCGCGGCGACGAGGTGCTGGACCGCTCGCTGGCGGCGATCGGCGGCAAGGGCCTGTTCCTGAAGGAGCTGGAGCTGGCCATGCTCGACGACCGCGCCGACTGTGCAGTGCATTCGCTCAAGGACGTGCCGATGGAACTGGACGGCCCGTTCGTGCTGCCGGCCATCCTGGAGCGCGCCGATCCGGCCGATGCCTTCGTCTCCAACGCCTATCGGCGATTGGACGCGCTGCCGCACGGTGCGCGCGTGGGAACGTCCTCGCTGCGGCGCCAGGCGCAGCTGCGCGCGCTGCGGCCGGACCTGGAACTCGTCGATCTGCGCGGCAACATCAACACCCGCCTGGCCAGGCTCGACGCCGGCAGCTACGACGCCATCATCCTGGCCTGCGCCGGCCTGCTGCGGCTGGGCTTCGATAAGCGCATTGCCGCGCGCCTGGCCGCGCCGGAGTGGCTGCCGGCGCCGGCGCAGGGCGCCATCGCGGTCGAATGCCGCGGCGACGCACCGCGGGTGCTGGCGCTGTTCGCCGCCCTGGACCATGTGCCCACGCGCCGCTGCGTGGAGGCCGAGCGCGCCATGAACCGCGCCCTGCACGGCAGCTGCCACGTGCCGGTCGGCGCGTTCGCCGAGGAATCGGCCAGCGGCATGCGCCTGCGCGGCCTGGTGGGCTCGGCGCAGGCCGGCACGCTGGTGCACGCCGAAGCCGCATCGGCCGATCTCACGCCCGAGAACCTCGGCCACCAGGTCGCCCAGGCGCTGCTGGCCAACGGCGCCGATGCGCTGCTGGCGGAGCTGGATGCCTGA
- a CDS encoding LytTR family DNA-binding domain-containing protein, with protein sequence MPLTVVIADDEPLARERLRTLLAEQPGTEVVAEVGDGLATLQAVAELRPDLVLLDISMPGVDGLEAARHLAAFDPRPAVVFCTAYDAHALSAFEAAAIDYLMKPVRVERLASALERARTFVAGRSSAPAPSAAQRQARTHLCARLRGSLRLIPLDDIHYLQAEEKYVVVHHARGEDLIEESLKSLEEEFASRFVRIHRNCLVARHELMELRRVDDGKVQAVLRHAAAPLEVSRRCVPGLRETVKSL encoded by the coding sequence ATGCCCCTGACGGTGGTGATCGCAGACGACGAACCGCTGGCCCGCGAGCGCCTGCGCACGCTGCTGGCCGAGCAGCCCGGCACCGAGGTGGTGGCCGAAGTCGGCGATGGGCTGGCCACGCTGCAGGCCGTGGCCGAGCTGCGCCCGGATCTGGTGCTGCTGGACATCTCCATGCCCGGCGTCGATGGCCTGGAGGCGGCACGTCATCTGGCCGCGTTCGATCCGCGTCCGGCGGTGGTGTTCTGCACCGCCTACGACGCGCACGCGCTGTCGGCGTTCGAGGCGGCCGCGATCGACTACCTGATGAAGCCGGTCCGCGTCGAGCGGCTGGCCTCGGCGCTGGAGCGCGCGCGCACCTTCGTCGCCGGCCGCAGCAGCGCGCCGGCGCCCAGCGCCGCGCAGCGGCAGGCGCGCACGCATCTGTGCGCGCGCCTGCGCGGCAGCCTGCGGCTAATCCCGCTGGACGACATCCACTATCTGCAGGCCGAGGAGAAGTACGTGGTGGTGCACCACGCGCGCGGCGAGGATCTGATCGAGGAATCGCTCAAGTCGCTGGAGGAAGAATTCGCCAGCCGCTTCGTGCGCATCCACCGCAACTGCCTGGTCGCCCGCCACGAGCTGATGGAGCTGCGCCGGGTCGACGACGGCAAGGTCCAGGCCGTGCTGCGCCATGCGGCGGCGCCGCTGGAGGTCAGCCGTCGCTGCGTGCCCGGCCTGCGCGAGACGGTCAAGTCGCTGTAG